A window of the Cystobacter fuscus genome harbors these coding sequences:
- a CDS encoding BamA/TamA family outer membrane protein — MPSVWPALIAASLLMADPPVGAEGYEDALVRWGLEQHGWTLEPAPEGKRLESVEVASEDVVAASDPYPSLLNVFHVRTREQVIRREVLLTPGEPYSPTLALETARNLRRLGIFAVVRVVAVRGREPDGVSLLVITKDLWSLRLNQDFQLVGALVQSLRLQATEQNFLGLNKKVALDFQLRRDSLSLGQTYVDPRLGGSRWSLTESAALILARSGRPEGSRGSVLLSRPLYSLSTPWSFQAQVVWRVQPVRVFRGAEVWQLPYPEGGTVPYVYDAREVSGSTLYLRSWGSRFKLDAGGGLGVYHRRYGAPADADLDEARRAWLRDTLLPRSEDATYVLAYARFWETRYEVMRDVDTYALSEDFQVGPYVTATARYAPALLASSSSFAEVGVTARYRVRLGDALTSVVTAASIRRWLGGAAGGEWANRRWATEVQQVSPKVLGGRFVARALLDVNRDDLNERVLLLGGGNGLRGASPEAYSGKRMALLNLEYRTRPLVLYTVHLGGVLFYDAGTAFDEAPSVVHTVGLGVRLLFPQFNTFPFRLDFGYVLNGERPPVGGRFSFSGGQVTEFRPSFLDSPL; from the coding sequence ATGCCGTCCGTCTGGCCCGCCCTGATCGCCGCGTCCCTGCTGATGGCGGATCCCCCCGTGGGAGCAGAGGGCTACGAGGACGCGCTCGTGCGCTGGGGGTTGGAGCAGCACGGGTGGACCCTGGAGCCGGCGCCCGAGGGCAAGCGCCTGGAGTCCGTGGAGGTGGCGAGCGAGGACGTCGTCGCCGCGAGCGATCCGTACCCGTCCCTGCTCAACGTGTTCCACGTGCGCACGCGCGAGCAGGTCATCCGGCGCGAGGTGCTCCTCACGCCGGGTGAGCCGTACTCGCCCACGCTCGCCCTGGAGACGGCGCGCAACCTGCGACGCCTGGGCATCTTCGCGGTGGTGCGGGTGGTGGCCGTGCGGGGCCGCGAGCCCGACGGCGTGTCCCTGCTCGTCATCACCAAGGACTTGTGGTCGCTGCGGCTCAACCAGGACTTCCAGTTGGTGGGCGCGCTCGTGCAGTCACTGCGCCTGCAGGCCACGGAGCAGAACTTCCTCGGGCTCAACAAGAAGGTCGCGCTGGACTTCCAGCTGCGCCGCGACTCGCTGAGCCTCGGGCAGACGTACGTGGACCCGCGCCTGGGGGGCAGTCGCTGGTCGCTCACCGAGAGTGCCGCCCTCATCCTCGCGCGCTCGGGCCGGCCCGAGGGCTCCCGAGGCAGCGTGCTCCTGTCCCGGCCCCTGTACTCGTTGAGCACGCCGTGGAGCTTCCAGGCACAGGTGGTGTGGCGCGTGCAGCCGGTGCGCGTCTTCCGGGGCGCGGAGGTGTGGCAGTTGCCCTATCCCGAGGGCGGTACGGTGCCCTACGTCTACGACGCTCGCGAGGTGAGTGGCAGCACGCTGTACCTGCGCTCCTGGGGCTCGCGCTTCAAGCTGGACGCGGGCGGAGGGCTGGGCGTGTATCACCGGCGCTATGGGGCTCCGGCGGACGCGGATCTGGACGAGGCGCGGCGGGCGTGGCTGCGCGACACCCTGCTGCCGCGCAGCGAGGACGCGACGTACGTGCTCGCCTACGCGCGCTTCTGGGAGACGCGCTACGAGGTGATGCGCGACGTGGACACCTACGCCCTCTCCGAGGACTTCCAGGTGGGCCCCTACGTCACGGCCACGGCGCGCTACGCGCCCGCGCTCCTCGCCTCCTCCAGCAGCTTCGCCGAGGTGGGCGTCACCGCGCGCTACCGCGTGCGCCTGGGGGATGCGCTCACCAGCGTGGTCACCGCGGCCTCCATCCGCCGCTGGCTCGGTGGGGCGGCCGGGGGCGAGTGGGCCAACCGCCGCTGGGCCACGGAGGTGCAGCAGGTGTCTCCCAAGGTACTCGGGGGCCGCTTCGTGGCGCGGGCCCTCTTGGACGTGAACCGCGATGACCTGAACGAGCGCGTGCTGCTGCTCGGGGGTGGCAACGGCCTGCGCGGAGCGTCCCCCGAGGCGTACTCGGGCAAGCGCATGGCGCTGCTCAACCTGGAGTACCGCACGCGGCCGCTCGTGCTCTACACGGTGCACCTGGGCGGCGTGCTCTTCTACGACGCGGGCACGGCGTTCGACGAGGCGCCGAGCGTCGTGCACACGGTGGGGCTGGGCGTGCGGTTGCTCTTCCCCCAGTTCAACACCTTCCCGTTCCGCCTCGACTTCGGCTACGTCCTCAATGGCGAGCGCCCTCCCGTCGGTGGGCGCTTCTCCTTCAGCGGTGGCCAGGTGACGGAGTTCCGGCCCTCGTTCCTGGACTCGCCCCTCTAA
- a CDS encoding ammonium transporter, whose translation MPVVGVLASGLAHAQAAEPVANSGDTAWMLVASALVLLMTPGLALFYGGMVRRKNVLATFMYSFFALALVTVQWVLFGYSLAFGKSHGGFIGGFDYLLLNNVSLEPKGSIPHLVFMAFQLKFAIITPALISGAFVERMRFSAYVLFTLLWTTLVYDPVAHWTWAEGGWLFKLGVLDFAGGTVVHWTAGLSALICALYVGKRLGYGRERFIPHDLPMTVMGAGLLWFGWFGFNAGSSLSAGPLAALAFVTTHVAAGAAALSWTAAEWFFRKRPTLLGFVSGLVAGLVAITPAAGFVSPGGSLAIGIIAGVVCYGAVLLKEKLHYDDSLDAWGVHGVGGLLGALLVGVFSQQALNPAGADGLLQGNPVLLGKQALAVLAVGAYTAVVTLVVLKLVDKLVGLRVSEEEERMGLDSTQHGEAAYTS comes from the coding sequence GTGCCGGTGGTCGGTGTGCTGGCGTCCGGGCTGGCGCATGCCCAGGCGGCCGAGCCCGTGGCCAACTCGGGAGACACGGCGTGGATGCTGGTGGCCTCGGCGCTGGTGTTGCTCATGACGCCCGGGCTGGCGCTCTTCTACGGCGGCATGGTGCGGCGCAAGAACGTGCTGGCCACGTTCATGTACTCGTTCTTCGCGCTGGCGCTGGTGACGGTGCAGTGGGTGCTGTTCGGCTACTCGCTGGCCTTCGGCAAGTCGCACGGGGGCTTCATCGGCGGCTTCGACTACCTGCTGCTCAACAACGTGTCGCTGGAGCCCAAGGGCAGCATTCCGCACCTGGTCTTCATGGCCTTCCAGCTCAAGTTCGCCATCATCACCCCGGCGCTCATCTCCGGCGCGTTCGTGGAGCGCATGCGCTTCAGCGCCTACGTGCTCTTCACGCTGTTGTGGACCACGCTCGTGTACGACCCGGTGGCGCACTGGACGTGGGCCGAGGGCGGCTGGCTCTTCAAGCTGGGCGTACTCGACTTCGCGGGCGGCACGGTGGTGCACTGGACGGCGGGCCTGAGCGCGCTCATCTGTGCCCTCTACGTGGGCAAGCGCCTGGGCTACGGGCGCGAGCGCTTCATCCCGCATGACCTGCCCATGACCGTCATGGGGGCGGGGCTCCTGTGGTTCGGCTGGTTCGGCTTCAACGCGGGCAGCTCGCTGTCGGCGGGGCCGCTGGCGGCGCTGGCCTTCGTCACCACGCACGTGGCGGCGGGCGCGGCGGCGCTCTCGTGGACGGCGGCCGAGTGGTTCTTCCGCAAGCGCCCCACGCTGCTGGGCTTCGTGTCCGGCCTGGTGGCGGGCCTGGTGGCCATCACCCCGGCGGCGGGTTTCGTGTCGCCGGGCGGCTCGCTCGCCATCGGCATCATCGCGGGGGTGGTGTGCTACGGCGCGGTGCTCCTCAAGGAGAAGCTGCACTACGACGACTCGCTGGATGCGTGGGGCGTGCACGGCGTGGGCGGTCTGCTCGGCGCGCTCCTAGTGGGTGTGTTCTCCCAGCAGGCGCTCAACCCCGCGGGCGCCGACGGACTGCTCCAGGGCAACCCCGTGCTGCTCGGCAAGCAGGCGCTGGCGGTGCTGGCAGTGGGCGCCTACACGGCGGTGGTGACGCTCGTGGTGCTCAAGCTCGTGGACAAGCTGGTGGGCCTGCGCGTCTCCGAGGAGGAGGAGCGCATGGGCCTGGACTCCACGCAGCACGGCGAGGCCGCATACACCTCGTGA
- a CDS encoding DUF4166 domain-containing protein, which produces MIAAPAVAEALEPPSLYARLLGPDWQRLPPRVRQLHSEGLARGRFHVRRAPGLLAALMGWLSRLPPAGEDVPTRLVVRREGATQFWERAFGGHALVTSQHAWPGGLLAERLGAVACVFRLRVESRGLRYEQVGAWVCLGAWSLRLPRLLSPRIEAEALDAPEGMRVHVRIGAPLLGPLLSYEGWVCPEETP; this is translated from the coding sequence ATGATCGCCGCACCCGCCGTCGCAGAGGCACTTGAACCGCCCTCGCTCTACGCTCGACTGCTGGGCCCGGACTGGCAGCGGCTGCCGCCCCGGGTGCGCCAGCTCCACTCCGAGGGCCTCGCCCGCGGGCGCTTCCACGTGCGCCGGGCCCCGGGGCTCCTCGCCGCCCTGATGGGATGGCTCTCGCGGCTGCCCCCCGCGGGCGAGGACGTGCCCACCCGGCTCGTGGTCCGGCGCGAGGGCGCCACTCAATTCTGGGAACGCGCCTTCGGCGGCCATGCGCTCGTCACGAGCCAGCACGCCTGGCCCGGGGGACTGCTCGCGGAGCGGCTCGGCGCCGTGGCGTGTGTCTTCCGCCTGCGCGTCGAGAGCCGGGGTCTGCGCTACGAGCAGGTGGGCGCCTGGGTGTGCCTCGGTGCCTGGAGCCTGCGGCTGCCGCGTCTGCTCTCGCCCCGCATCGAGGCCGAGGCCCTCGACGCCCCGGAGGGAATGCGCGTGCACGTGCGCATCGGAGCGCCGCTGTTGGGCCCGCTGCTGTCCTACGAAGGTTGGGTATGCCCCGAGGAGACTCCATGA
- a CDS encoding UPF0489 family protein, with protein sequence MDDSQRHLRLAGIIRLALGGGRGPRDAYVFDPHRLALPAWACALGEDGPPALLVTLDRHLDLVVPATPAAVPDRSAGLRALDEHARWHLDVRNYDHILAAMEAGLVGDALVLARATPRGASTAEHYVDTRGRSHRLVVVPTVDRAAEAWASPAPGDRVREVLEAAERVLLDVDLDCFTSLSDADPTTVLPWPREIIREYLLPPDSECFWEAVLSRCVALTLAREPHHCGGLLASGRLFQDVAEVLFRELLRTQPP encoded by the coding sequence ATGGACGATTCCCAGCGACACCTGCGTCTGGCGGGCATCATCCGGCTGGCGCTCGGTGGCGGGCGGGGGCCGAGAGACGCCTACGTGTTCGATCCACACCGCCTCGCGCTCCCCGCCTGGGCCTGTGCCCTGGGCGAGGACGGGCCTCCGGCGCTGCTGGTGACGTTGGACCGGCACCTGGATCTGGTGGTGCCGGCGACGCCCGCGGCGGTGCCGGATCGCTCCGCGGGACTGCGCGCGCTCGATGAACACGCGCGCTGGCACCTCGACGTGCGCAACTACGATCACATCCTGGCGGCCATGGAGGCGGGACTCGTGGGCGATGCCCTGGTGCTCGCGCGGGCAACTCCTCGCGGCGCGTCCACGGCGGAGCACTACGTCGACACGCGGGGGCGCTCGCACCGCCTGGTGGTGGTGCCCACGGTGGACCGGGCGGCGGAGGCCTGGGCCTCGCCCGCGCCGGGAGACCGCGTGCGCGAGGTACTCGAGGCCGCCGAGCGGGTGCTGCTGGACGTGGACCTGGACTGCTTCACGAGCCTGAGCGACGCGGACCCCACCACCGTGCTGCCCTGGCCCCGGGAGATCATCCGGGAGTACCTGCTCCCACCGGACTCGGAGTGTTTCTGGGAGGCCGTCCTGAGCCGCTGCGTCGCGCTGACCCTGGCCCGGGAGCCCCATCACTGTGGGGGACTGCTCGCCTCCGGCAGGCTCTTCCAGGACGTGGCCGAGGTGCTCTTCCGCGAGTTGCTGCGCACCCAGCCCCCCTGA
- a CDS encoding methyl-accepting chemotaxis protein, whose translation MNGSHPQTVIPPQLPHRVFLVMATWSVLFSPVTAYLFALALGLSAEEMSWSLRYLLPLFILLGSVGVPWLIAFPQLQHNLGARPGEEPHHYLVRLYKLPWKLSLLCGQGSQLLGGLLFSLILLVRFHKDPLLLGAECLIAVTLGYAMALPAALQIEALLMPALLEERDRLRLRTQSKGPSWMRQSWHLPFTIGSVVVSALLIMGLLLVTQTVALRDAQMKALLDDPTLSAAQAERIAQHLGGFVDSQASLLGPPLIALGLFALIMSMFTTWMLARRQSQATTALRAAIQGLANGAPVAPAWASTDELGDVATEMALALDKLQEIPTRLQASASLLLAASTGLGSASNQQRQRLSEQAAVLQQAQLTSEEIRTTSELASHKAESVISVAGHAEQLGQYGEQALERTLMGLSTIGDFVDGIRGKVLRLQESATQIAHIAVTVKDLADQSHLLALNASIEAARAGDQGAGFAVVASEIRKLADQTIRENALIRKSLLDIGTAIRDVVSMSEQGALQVEGGLERVRTSGNNLREMSLIIQENAAAVRQIAAAVNQQNAGITHIFNAIAHLSSGMDETMKRLDTTLQATETLQAVTREVTEIARRYQLHR comes from the coding sequence ATGAACGGCTCACACCCGCAGACGGTCATCCCTCCGCAGCTTCCTCACCGGGTGTTCCTCGTCATGGCGACGTGGAGCGTCCTCTTCTCGCCCGTCACCGCCTACCTGTTCGCGCTGGCGCTCGGGTTGTCGGCCGAGGAGATGTCCTGGAGCCTGCGCTACCTGCTGCCCCTCTTCATCCTGCTGGGCTCCGTGGGCGTGCCCTGGCTCATCGCGTTTCCGCAGCTCCAGCACAACCTGGGCGCGCGCCCCGGGGAGGAGCCCCACCACTACCTCGTGCGCCTGTACAAGCTGCCCTGGAAGCTGTCGTTGCTGTGCGGCCAGGGCAGTCAGCTGCTCGGAGGTCTGCTCTTCAGCCTGATCCTCCTGGTGCGCTTCCACAAGGATCCGCTCCTGCTCGGGGCCGAGTGCCTCATCGCCGTCACCCTGGGGTACGCGATGGCCCTGCCCGCCGCCCTGCAGATCGAGGCGCTGTTGATGCCCGCGCTGCTCGAGGAGAGGGATCGGCTGCGCCTGCGCACCCAGAGCAAGGGCCCCTCCTGGATGCGCCAGAGCTGGCATCTGCCCTTCACGATCGGCTCCGTCGTGGTGAGCGCCCTGCTCATCATGGGCCTGCTGCTCGTCACGCAGACCGTCGCGCTGCGCGATGCCCAGATGAAGGCGCTGCTGGACGACCCGACCCTCTCCGCGGCCCAGGCCGAGCGGATCGCCCAACACCTGGGCGGCTTCGTCGACAGTCAGGCGTCCCTGTTGGGGCCTCCCCTGATCGCCCTGGGACTGTTCGCCCTGATCATGTCCATGTTCACCACCTGGATGCTGGCCAGGCGCCAGTCCCAGGCCACCACCGCGCTCCGGGCGGCCATCCAGGGACTGGCCAATGGGGCTCCGGTGGCGCCCGCCTGGGCCTCCACCGATGAGCTGGGCGATGTCGCCACCGAGATGGCCCTCGCCCTGGACAAGCTCCAGGAGATCCCCACCCGCTTGCAGGCCTCGGCCAGTCTGCTGCTCGCCGCGAGCACCGGGCTCGGCTCCGCGAGCAACCAGCAGCGCCAACGCCTGTCGGAGCAGGCCGCCGTGCTCCAGCAGGCCCAGCTCACCTCCGAGGAGATCCGCACCACCTCCGAGCTCGCCTCCCACAAGGCCGAGAGCGTGATCAGTGTCGCCGGCCACGCCGAGCAGCTCGGCCAGTACGGGGAACAGGCCCTCGAGCGCACCCTGATGGGGTTGAGCACCATCGGCGACTTCGTGGATGGCATCCGCGGCAAGGTGCTGCGCCTGCAGGAGAGCGCCACGCAGATCGCCCACATCGCCGTCACCGTGAAGGACCTGGCCGACCAGTCGCACCTGCTCGCGCTCAACGCCTCCATCGAGGCGGCACGCGCGGGGGACCAGGGCGCGGGCTTCGCCGTGGTCGCCAGTGAGATCCGCAAGCTGGCCGATCAGACCATCCGGGAGAACGCCCTCATCCGCAAGAGCCTCCTGGACATCGGCACCGCCATCCGGGACGTGGTCTCCATGAGCGAGCAGGGCGCCCTCCAGGTCGAGGGCGGCCTCGAGCGCGTGAGGACCTCGGGCAACAACCTGCGCGAGATGTCGCTCATCATCCAGGAGAACGCCGCGGCCGTGCGGCAGATCGCCGCCGCGGTGAACCAGCAGAACGCGGGCATCACCCACATCTTCAACGCCATCGCCCACCTGTCCTCCGGCATGGACGAGACGATGAAGCGTCTGGACACGACGCTGCAGGCCACCGAGACGCTCCAGGCCGTCACCCGGGAAGTGACGGAGATCGCCCGCCGCTACCAACTCCACCGCTAA
- a CDS encoding serine/threonine protein kinase: protein MIHSGTQAQSAPSDPGDPLLGRVLNDKFRILEVLGSGGMGRVYKAMQSPLERLVALKVLNPQYSEGKDPGFQKRFFMEAAVTSKLRHPNTVTIIDYGKTDDGVLYIAMEYLEGQTLAHLSAQVGALPWMRVLNIAQQVARSLREAHRVGLIHRDLKPANIMVLNQEDDHDVVKVLDFGLVKSFLPERERPPNAEITQAGVILGSPLYMAPEQARNVSDPRSDVYSLGVVLFQLLVGRPPFHSPQSIDIIFKHINEAPPTFSSVWPMHDVPPEVEALVMRCLNKRPDERFQSMDEVLEGIRRAASAAGFSGAFSSSSPSLLTGNGMSAVPNTGSGPFSGPRTGPLPVPSTSGANTLSLGDSAPATTAGPRRTLPLALFAISLLLGLGVVAAVSLRSPEPSQAPAAVARAPEPAPAAPEEAVEEDELAPLVPTSATPAPARIQLLLGSVPEGATVTYEGEVVGRTPLELSVPPDARGHASANVTFSLEGYQRATAVVGGEGPVVRFNQKLQKQQQKKRSGPRSSAGKDSSGYKDDPY, encoded by the coding sequence ATGATTCACAGTGGCACCCAGGCGCAGAGCGCACCGTCCGACCCCGGAGACCCCCTGCTTGGGCGGGTGCTCAACGACAAGTTCCGCATCCTGGAAGTACTCGGCTCGGGGGGCATGGGCCGGGTGTACAAGGCCATGCAGTCACCGCTCGAGCGCCTGGTCGCGCTCAAGGTGCTCAACCCCCAGTACAGCGAGGGCAAGGATCCCGGCTTCCAGAAGCGCTTCTTCATGGAGGCGGCCGTCACCTCCAAGCTGCGCCACCCCAACACCGTCACCATCATCGACTACGGCAAGACGGACGATGGGGTGCTGTACATCGCCATGGAGTACCTGGAGGGACAGACGCTCGCGCACCTGTCCGCCCAGGTGGGCGCACTGCCGTGGATGCGCGTGCTCAACATCGCCCAGCAGGTGGCGCGCTCGCTGCGCGAGGCCCATCGCGTCGGCCTCATCCACCGCGACCTCAAGCCCGCCAACATCATGGTCCTCAACCAGGAGGACGACCATGACGTGGTGAAGGTGCTCGACTTCGGCCTGGTGAAGTCCTTCCTGCCCGAGCGCGAGCGCCCGCCCAACGCGGAGATCACCCAGGCGGGCGTCATCCTCGGCTCGCCGCTGTACATGGCGCCCGAGCAGGCGCGCAACGTGTCGGATCCGCGCAGCGACGTGTACTCGCTGGGCGTGGTGCTGTTCCAACTGCTCGTCGGGCGGCCCCCCTTCCACTCCCCGCAGAGCATCGACATCATCTTCAAGCACATCAACGAGGCCCCGCCCACCTTCTCCTCCGTCTGGCCCATGCACGACGTGCCGCCGGAGGTGGAGGCCCTGGTGATGCGCTGCCTCAACAAGCGCCCCGACGAGCGCTTCCAGTCCATGGACGAGGTGCTCGAGGGCATCCGCCGCGCCGCCTCGGCCGCGGGCTTCAGCGGCGCCTTCTCCTCCTCCTCGCCGTCCCTGCTCACCGGCAACGGCATGAGCGCCGTGCCCAACACGGGCAGTGGTCCCTTCAGCGGACCGCGCACCGGGCCCCTGCCCGTGCCGAGCACCTCGGGCGCCAACACCCTGTCGCTGGGCGACTCCGCGCCCGCGACCACGGCGGGCCCCCGGCGCACCCTTCCCCTGGCCCTCTTCGCCATCTCGCTGCTGCTGGGCCTGGGCGTGGTGGCGGCGGTGAGTCTGCGCTCGCCCGAGCCGAGCCAGGCCCCCGCCGCCGTGGCCCGCGCGCCCGAGCCCGCGCCCGCCGCCCCGGAAGAGGCCGTGGAAGAGGATGAGCTCGCGCCGCTCGTGCCCACGAGTGCCACCCCCGCCCCCGCTCGCATCCAGTTGCTGCTCGGCAGCGTGCCGGAGGGCGCGACGGTGACCTACGAGGGCGAGGTGGTGGGACGCACGCCGCTGGAGCTGTCCGTGCCGCCCGATGCGCGGGGCCACGCGAGTGCCAACGTCACGTTCTCGCTCGAGGGCTACCAGCGCGCCACCGCCGTCGTTGGCGGTGAAGGGCCGGTGGTCCGTTTCAACCAGAAGCTGCAGAAGCAACAGCAGAAGAAGAGGAGCGGCCCCCGTTCGTCGGCGGGCAAGGACTCCTCCGGGTACAAGGACGACCCCTACTGA
- a CDS encoding cobalamin-binding protein, whose protein sequence is MTDRLKALLSSAPRYPERIVCMTEETVETLYRIGAGDRVVGVSGFTVRPPEARKKPRVSSFLDANFERILELKPDLVLGFSDLQADIGRELCKRGVPVVLFNQRSLAEILQTVRVVGALVGLAERAERLAEELEANLARHAEAAERLPRRPRVFFEEWHEPLISGIRWCSELVELVGGEDVCRESRQRQDAQGRIFEPAEVARRDPEGVIASWCGRKAKREKIVSRPGWERVTAVVEDQLYEVKSPIILQPGPAALTDGVDELARIVEAIARGEPLPAPGPGELRRVPPR, encoded by the coding sequence ATGACGGATCGGCTCAAGGCCCTGCTCTCCTCCGCGCCGCGCTACCCCGAGCGCATCGTGTGCATGACGGAGGAGACCGTGGAGACGCTCTACCGCATCGGCGCGGGAGACCGGGTGGTGGGCGTCTCCGGCTTCACCGTGCGTCCCCCCGAGGCGCGCAAGAAGCCGCGCGTCAGCTCCTTCCTGGACGCCAACTTCGAGCGCATCCTCGAGCTGAAGCCGGATCTGGTGTTGGGCTTCTCGGACCTGCAGGCGGACATCGGCCGCGAGCTGTGCAAGCGCGGGGTGCCGGTGGTGCTCTTCAACCAGCGCTCCCTCGCGGAGATCCTCCAGACGGTGCGGGTGGTGGGCGCGCTCGTGGGACTGGCCGAGCGGGCCGAGCGGCTGGCGGAGGAGCTCGAGGCCAACCTCGCGCGCCACGCCGAGGCCGCCGAGCGGCTGCCGCGCCGGCCCCGCGTCTTCTTCGAGGAGTGGCACGAGCCGCTCATCTCCGGCATCCGCTGGTGCTCGGAGCTGGTGGAGCTGGTGGGCGGAGAGGACGTGTGCCGCGAGTCGCGCCAGCGCCAGGACGCCCAGGGCCGCATCTTCGAGCCCGCCGAGGTGGCCCGGAGGGATCCGGAGGGCGTCATCGCGAGCTGGTGTGGCCGCAAGGCGAAGCGCGAGAAGATCGTCTCCCGGCCCGGCTGGGAGCGCGTGACGGCGGTGGTGGAGGACCAGCTCTACGAGGTGAAGAGCCCGATCATCCTCCAGCCGGGACCGGCGGCCCTGACGGATGGAGTGGACGAGCTGGCGCGCATCGTGGAGGCGATTGCCCGGGGCGAGCCGCTTCCGGCTCCCGGCCCGGGCGAGCTGCGCCGGGTGCCGCCGCGCTAG
- a CDS encoding response regulator encodes MKILLVEDNEDIREGLTDLLESEGYSVIGTASAEDGLERLRTEVFHLVITDYMLPGENGGWMLEQAEREQRLRDTPAVMITAHPRVKPPPGVRLVHKPLDIDDFLRLVDHAVRPPPRAVGA; translated from the coding sequence GTGAAGATTCTCCTGGTAGAGGACAACGAGGACATCCGCGAGGGATTGACCGACCTGCTGGAGAGCGAGGGCTACTCCGTCATCGGCACCGCTTCGGCGGAAGACGGCTTGGAGCGCCTTCGCACCGAGGTCTTCCACCTCGTCATCACCGACTACATGCTGCCCGGCGAGAACGGTGGGTGGATGCTGGAACAGGCCGAGCGCGAGCAGCGGCTGCGTGACACGCCCGCGGTGATGATCACCGCCCACCCGCGCGTCAAACCGCCCCCGGGCGTGCGTCTGGTGCACAAGCCCCTGGACATCGATGACTTCCTGCGGCTGGTGGACCACGCCGTGCGTCCGCCTCCGCGCGCCGTCGGCGCCTAG